One part of the Macrobrachium rosenbergii isolate ZJJX-2024 chromosome 3, ASM4041242v1, whole genome shotgun sequence genome encodes these proteins:
- the LOC136828549 gene encoding neurotrophin 1-like, producing the protein MSFRLLVLFAATVAGACGQYGTSYPRSSVSYGSSPSYSPSAYQPKPSYQKPTPSYPSYTPACSKKTTKPWCLEDEEYPTYNITQAANYHTEKLLTLYADVNDLSTKLSVNRPKGLQEETYVCKTDTSYVRPLRIQNTDGHWRIIVNNIDLYHQKLTQTTRIEECTAPGDVCRKVPDCYKSKCLQKSVYHRFLVYDPYDEYFPFLIESFKLPASCDCLLGASTLEH; encoded by the coding sequence GTGTTGTTCGCTGCAACTGTAGCAGGCGCATGCGGACAGTATGGCACTTCTTACCCAAGGTCGTCAGTTTCCTACGGGTCTAGCCCAAGTTACAGCCCATCGGCCTACCAACCAAAGCCATCTTACCAGAAGCCCACTCCTAGTTACCCAAGTTACACACCAGCCTGCTCGAAGAAGACCACAAAGCCTTGGTGCCTCGAGGACGAGGAATACCCGACCTACAACATCACTCAAGCAGCCAATTACCACACGGAGAAGCTTCTAACTCTCTATGCTGACGTGAACGACCTCAGCACGAAGCTCTCGGTGAACCGCCCCAAGGGCTTGCAAGAGGAGACCTACGTCTGCAAAACCGACACGTCTTACGTCAGGCCCCTGAGGATCCAGAACACCGATGGCCATTGGAGGATCATCGTCAACAACATAGACCTATACCACCAGAAGCTGACGCAGACGACGCGCATCGAGGAGTGCACTGCACCGGGAGACGTCTGCCGCAAGGTCCCCGACTGCTACAAGAGCAAGTGCCTCCAGAAGTCCGTATACCACCGCTTCCTGGTCTACGACCCCTACGACGAATATTTCCCCTTCCTGATCGAGTCGTTCAAGCTGCCTGCTAGCTGCGACTGCCTGCTGGGTGCTTCTACCCTCGAGCATTAG